In the genome of Bordetella avium, the window CTATACGCTCAATCCGGCGCTGGCCCCCTGCCAGATCGGCGCCACCTCGGCATCCTGACTCTGCTTGACGGGGCTCATATGAGCCCCGCTCATGGTTGGCATGAGCGCACTTTCACTAAGCAGCGCATTGGCGGTTTTTACCAACGCAATGCGCTGTTTTTGACTGGAATTGCCGCAGGAAAATCGGGGTCGGCGTGCCTGGACAGAGTACACTAGCGCAATCTTTTTCTTCTTCTCCGCTCCAGGAATCTCCCTCCATGTTCGACCGCAAGCTCACCCTCGACAAGGTGGACCCCGACCTTTGGGCCGCCATCCAGAAAGAAGACGAACGTCAAGAGCAGCATATTGAGCTGATCGCCTCCGAAAACTACGCCAGTCCGGCCGTCATGCAGGCCCAGGGCACGCAGTTGACGAACAAGTACGCCGAAGGCTATCCCGGCAAGCGTTATTACGGCGGTTGCGAATACGTTGATATCGTCGAGCAGCTTGCGATCGATCGCCTGAAAGAACTGTTTGGCGCTGAAGCCGCCAACGTGCAGCCCAACTCGGGCTCGCAGGCCAACCAGGGCGTCTACATGGCCGTGCTCAAGCCGGGTGACACCGTGCTGGGCATGAGCCTGGCAGAGGGCGGCCACCTGACGCATGGCGCTTCCGTCAATGCTTCGGGCAAGCTGTACAACTTCCTGTCTTATGGCCTGGACGAAAACGAAGTCCTGAACTATGCCCAGGTCGAGGCGCTGGCCCGTGAGCACAAGCCCAAGCTGATCGTGGCGGGGGCTTCCGCCTATGCGCTGCACATCGACTTTGAACGTATGGCCCGCATCGCCCGCGAAAATGGCGCGCTGTTCATGGTCGATATCGCTCACTACGCGGGTCTGGTCGCTGGCGGCCAATACCCCAACCCGGTGCCGCATGCCGATTTCGTTACCTCGACCACGCACAAGTCGCTGCGCGGCCCGCGTGGCGGCGTCATCATGATGAAGGCCCAGCACGAGAAGGCCGTCAATTCGGCCATCTTCCCGGGCATCCAGGGCGGTCCTTTGGAGCATGTCATTGCGGCCAAGGCCGTGGCTTTCAAGGAAGCCCTGTCGCCTGAGTTCAAGGACTACGCCAGCCAGGTCGTCAAGAACGCCAAGGTCTTGGCCGAAACCCTGGTCAAGCGTGGTCTGCGTATTGTGTCGGGTCGCACCGAAAGCCACGTCATGCTGGTTGATCTGCGTGCCAAGGGTATTACCGGCAAGGAAGCCGAAGCCGTGTTGGGCAAGGCCCATATCACGGTCAACAAGAACGCCATCCCGAACGATCCGGAAAAGCCCTTCGTCACCAGCGGCATCCGTCTGGGCACGCCGGCCATGACCACGCGCGGCTTCAAGGAAGCCGAAGCCGAACTGACCGGCAACCTGATCGCCGACGTTCTCGAAAACCCGCATGACGAGGCGAATATCGCCGCTGTCCGCGCCAAGGTGAACGAGCTGACGTCGCGTCTGCCGGTTTACAGCGCCAAGTAAGGCGGCGCTGGAATGTAAAAAAGGCGAGCTCGCGGGCTCGCCTTTTTTTGTGCTTGTGCGCCAGGAACAACAGCCCAGACCTGCCGCAAACCGCAGTAAATGAAGCTGTTATTACAATAGCGCGATTACAGGCACGGGGGAATGAGATGAGGTGCCCATTTTGCGGACATGCCGATACTCAGGTGGTTGATAGCCGAGTGTCAGAAGAAGGCGACACCATTCGGCGTCGCAGGCGCTGCCTGTCCTGTGACAAGCGTTTTACGACTTATGAGCGCGTCGAGCTTGCGATGCCCACGGTGGTCAAGCGCGATGGCAGCCGCAGTGAGTACGACGCTGCCAAATTGCGCGGCAGTCTGGCGCTCGCTTTGCGTAAACGGCCAGTCAGTACGGAAGAGGTCGATGGCGCCGTTGCGCGCATCGAGGACACGCTGCTGGCCAGTGGTGCGCGCGAAGTCGCGAGCGAGCACATCGGTGAGCTTGTCATGAACGAGCTCAAGCGTCTGGACAAGGTCGCCTATGTGCGCTTTGCCTCGGTTTACAAGAGCTTTGAAGACATCGGCGAGTTTGTCGAGGCCATACGCGAGATGCAGGGGCCGCGACTGGGGGCGGGCAAGCTGCGCAAAGAATAGCGTTCAGGGTTCTGCGCGTGAGGCGCTGGGCGGCTGCCCTTCGTAGCGCTTCCAGACGCGCCGCATGTGATGCGCCGAGGCAAAGCCGGTGCGTTCGGCGATGTGCTCCAGGCCCAGGCGGGTTTCCCGCAGCAATTCTCTGGCCATCGCTAGCCTTACCCGATAGAGATAGTCCATGGGCGTGCAGCCCGCATGTTCGTCAAACAGCCGATTGAGATGGCGCGCGCTGGTGTGCGCATGATCTGCCAAGGTCTGCGCAGACCAGTCGGCGGCCGGGTTGCGCAGCACGGCATCCTGTACGCGGTGTACGCCGGGATGCAGATGATTACGATGATCCAGCCAGGGAGAGAGCGCGGCATCGTTGCCCGAGCGGCGCAGATACACCACCATCTCGC includes:
- the glyA gene encoding serine hydroxymethyltransferase, which produces MFDRKLTLDKVDPDLWAAIQKEDERQEQHIELIASENYASPAVMQAQGTQLTNKYAEGYPGKRYYGGCEYVDIVEQLAIDRLKELFGAEAANVQPNSGSQANQGVYMAVLKPGDTVLGMSLAEGGHLTHGASVNASGKLYNFLSYGLDENEVLNYAQVEALAREHKPKLIVAGASAYALHIDFERMARIARENGALFMVDIAHYAGLVAGGQYPNPVPHADFVTSTTHKSLRGPRGGVIMMKAQHEKAVNSAIFPGIQGGPLEHVIAAKAVAFKEALSPEFKDYASQVVKNAKVLAETLVKRGLRIVSGRTESHVMLVDLRAKGITGKEAEAVLGKAHITVNKNAIPNDPEKPFVTSGIRLGTPAMTTRGFKEAEAELTGNLIADVLENPHDEANIAAVRAKVNELTSRLPVYSAK
- the nrdR gene encoding transcriptional regulator NrdR; protein product: MRCPFCGHADTQVVDSRVSEEGDTIRRRRRCLSCDKRFTTYERVELAMPTVVKRDGSRSEYDAAKLRGSLALALRKRPVSTEEVDGAVARIEDTLLASGAREVASEHIGELVMNELKRLDKVAYVRFASVYKSFEDIGEFVEAIREMQGPRLGAGKLRKE